In Malus sylvestris chromosome 2, drMalSylv7.2, whole genome shotgun sequence, the genomic stretch GTTGACATAGGTTGAACACTTTAATGATATAGGGGAGTGGTCAGTTAGTAACTTAATACGGCTAACTAACCTGTGCAAAATTTCACTTAGTTCGAAAGGTTTAGTTATTTTATGTGATATGATATATAGATAAATAAGTGGTTGGTGATAAACCATAAAATGTTCTTAATACTAATTTAAAGAATTGAAGGTTTTCCGATTTGAGTGAAAATTTGCAAGTATGACCTAAAACAACACGTTTGTTTGCCTTCACTAActtggactggactggactagttTTTAGTGTAATCCTCTGTTTGTTGGCTCCCAGGACTAAGtttaagggggcgtttgttgcgccggactatctcggactggactagcttcaaggactaagctggactggcctagactagactaagctggactaacttagtgaagcgtttggtgcagtgttggactaagaagctggataataacaaattctaatattatattatttaatatataaattattaatattttattatgatctaggtGACCGGAGATGACGAGGAGTCTATCGGAGTGGCtgttgagcatgacgaggacgagagaggatagtcttagctagtcccatgaTTATtagggggtctcgctaagacctcttagtgaagggttttgtccatgctagtcccctttagtctcattaatgttagtcccagcatggaacaaatacagtattggactaacagctagtccagtccagtccagtcccacttagtgagggcaaacaaagtGGGACTCGCTTTCACTAACTCTTTCGTTAGGTGGTCCAGCGAGACCCCCCAAATATGAGCGGACTAGCTAAGATCGTCGTCGTCCTCCTGCTCACTCGCCTCTTCATGTTCGTCCTGCTCGCCCTACTTGTCATGCTCGTCTTGATCATCCTGATCGATCTCTTCCTGATCGCTGGACTAACCACATCGACCACGCTCGCTCGCTCGCTCGAGCAGGCCAAGAAATCGTCAGTCTCTCTCTGACTCATCATTTACAAATTCCATTTGTTGTTTTGATTATGTGAAATCTGGATTGCTTTGATTCTGTGAAATCTGGGTTGGTCTTATGCTGCGAAATTGTTTGTTCTTCAATGATTGCTGCTTCTGGGTATTCTATGATGTAGTTGTACGAATTTGATTTCTGCTTCTGTGAAATTGCAAATTCCATTTGCTACCACTGTAAGTTAATTCATCTGTGTCTCTTGATTCAGTCTTTGACTCCTGATACATTGTTTAGGTGGCTTTTAACCTCATGCATGACAGACATGCACTCCCTCTGTCTCGCTGTCTCTCTTATTCAGTTATTCTGGTTCACACTTGACTCATATTTGATGTTTTGTTTTGGTGCTTGAGCATAAACTTTTGGTGGGTTGATTGCTTCGcaattgaaattgaatttgcATGGGGTGAGGTGGGGGGTGGGTTTTCTGTCTGTCCCTTTGATTGATTGAACTAGAACTATATATCCATCGTCAAAATTCAAGAGAGATAGAGgatataatttgtatttaatttggtCCGTTATATTATTAGTATATGATGCGTTTGTATTGATCAAGTTGAATTTGGGTGGTTTGGTAGAGAGTGCGAGAGAGAGAAGTAGTAGTACAAGTGTTTTCGGTGCAATGTCACTTTCTATCGGCATGGTCTGTATCCAATCCAACGATGATATTGATATTTGAATATTTGATTGCATTTCCcttcaatttaatttaatccAAATTACAATTCGGATTGATGCTTCTCCGATTCTCCTCTCTTCTCCTCTTGTCTTTACATTTTGATTTCCACCTACATATTCTTCCATTCATTCCTTCCTTCATTCAAACATGCCTCTTTTCTTTCTATAATTATATCTCCTGCTTGCAACTTTCCATGTCATGAAATTTCATTTGGATTTGGGTGGcaatttcctttcttcttctcgttgttgttgttgttgttgttgttgttgttgttgttgttgtattgggAGGCTGTTCGTTCGTGTTGCCATTGGCAAATGAAGCTCGAGTATTTAGACATCTGGCTGCCTTACTTTTCTGGGACAAGGACTAGAGGTTTGTAGCTGCCTAAACCCCATGATACAATGATGCTTTGTTTCTATTACTCTGCATTTCTTCTATTCTATTTCATTTTGAATGTATATCACTACTACTCCGTTGGCATGACATTTTACTTGATTTTAAAGGCTTCGAATTTGATTCCAAAAACCATTGCTTTGCGGTTGCCGTTGTAATCATTCAAATTTTGTTAATCAACTTGCTGTCTAATATGTTTTCTAGTTATCTGATGGAAGACCAATAATAAGGAAATaaagaattgaaaagaaatagTTACATGTGATGGATTTAAATTCCCTTGCTTTCCTGCACACCTTCGTAGATTATCATCTTCAGCGTTTTGTATCCTCTGGATTCCAGGTTCCAATGCATGATAATTCATTTTACAACAATACTACCCATAGTTGAAGTGGTTCCCATACCAAATGTCAGCGTCTCTTGTAGCAATACTAGGAGGTGTTGCAGGAGCCGTGACTTTGGTGGGGATCAGTATCATACTCATATGGTTCTGTATATCTTGCAATAGGAATGTTTCAAGAACTTCTGAAATTGGTTCTTAAGGTAACTCTTACATATGGTTCTTCAGGTAACTCTTATATCACATATGATCACTGTTCTAACCTTAcaggtgaaagaaaaaaaaattaatgaatttgcaaGGCCTCTTGACATATTGGTTTTCTCTTTCACGGCATTCAAGTATTATataattttgagtttgttttaggGTGATAGGGGTTGTGCATTAACTGcttatatatatttgaagaatGACCAGTATATGTTGtttgaacaaaatttaaaaaactctTTGTACAGGTTCTGGTCGTAAGTTTgaatcagttttttttcttccttacCAACTTTTCTTGCTGATGAATTTGATCGACTCGTGTGAAAGATACACTTCCTGCTGAACCACAACGAAGAAATGGAAGGTATGCACCTTTATTAGCTTCTGTCTTGGGTTGATGTTTTGTTGCCGTTGATGAGGAAATGCACCAGAATGAAGTGCGGAGTCTGCGGACTATACTAATACACCAAGTTAGAGAAAAGCAGCAGCATTGGTGATGTTTTAATCAGCATCCTCAGTAAGTGTACAAAGAAGCACAATTCTTGGAGTTGCTTCTTTGGGGTAATTGTTGTGTTGGTTGTGCCATGAATGTATCGTTCATGTTGTATCATAGTCGTTGTTTGATTCAATTGTTGTAAGTTATTCTTTGGACGAAATCGTTAAACAGGAGTTGTAAAATTCAATTGTTTTGTATGGAAAGCTACGCTCAAAGTGCAAATGATGTCTCTCTATCAAATTTAGCAAAGTCAGATAGTGATGTTACAATTGTATGTTAAAATTGGGATGAATGAATATGGTATTATTCATGGATTTTGGGAGGCTGTGGAgaagaaatcaaaattttcttcCTCCAAATTTGTGGTATGATAAGTTTGAGTTTTTAACAATTTTGGGACATATGGGTTGCTGAATGTTTATAGATTTCTCAATTTTAGAGGCTTAGAAGGATTTTAGACCAAAAAGTGAGAAAGTTTGATGTACTGATTTTGAATTCCTATGTTGTAGGAAAGTGCTGTTTGTTTTTGCAAATTGCAATGCTACAATGCACAAAAACTCAATATTTTAATGTAATTATCATTTGATTTGACTGTGGGTATTTTGTAGTTGAGTTGGATGTAATTATATCgttaaaatttgtaatttcaCTATTTTTCGTTATCCTGgtttttagtccgacactgcaccaaacgtttcactaagctagtccagcttagtctagtctaagccagtccagcttaatccatgaagctagtccagtccgagacagtccgatgcaacaaacacaccctaaatGGATAGGATCATGAGATTACTTTGTGGAGTGAGTTCAAATGAATGATTAGCGCCACAATTAAAGActagttttgattttttatttttatatttggttaatttaaaaatattatgaattttttttccacgagtattaaaaataatatcaaTCTCACCTCGAGAAAAGAATGAATGTTTGGTGTGCTTATAAGAAATAGACTTTTTCTCAgattataaattaattttatgatgtaagttcaactttttttcacaAACTTTAGAATCCTTTTTGACAAAAGAAGCTACCTATATGATAAATTCAACAATTAAACGCAAGTATccaaatcttatgttatttgCTTAC encodes the following:
- the LOC126608139 gene encoding uncharacterized protein LOC126608139, which encodes MSGLAKIVVVLLLTRLFMFVLLALLVMLVLIILIDLFLIAGLTTSTTLARSLEQAKKSFQCMIIHFTTILPIVEVVPIPNVSVSCSNTRRCCRSRDFGGDQYHTHMVLYILQ